In one window of Episyrphus balteatus chromosome 3, idEpiBalt1.1, whole genome shotgun sequence DNA:
- the LOC129916864 gene encoding thyrostimulin beta-5 subunit: MNGELLFIFSAFLCISKIVNGSIEVESVGEDPTPSPLGCHRRMYTYRVTQSDAQGRECWDLVNVMSCWGRCDSSEISDWKFPYKKAHHPVCVHAARAPAVAVLKNCHPEASLEIRKYEYMEAVSCHCHTCSSLDTACEAPGTNILEEKTGVKILALSGADSTNLDYEY, from the exons ATGAACGGAGAACT tttatttattttctctgCCTTTctatgcatttcaaaaattgttaatgGTTCCATTGAAGTTGAGTCCGTTGGCGAAGATCCAACTCCATCACCACTTGGTTGTCATCGTCGTATGTACACTTACCGAGTCACTCAATCGGATGCCCAAGGACGCGAATGCTGGGACTTAGTTAATGTGATGTCGTGTTGGGGTCGTTGTGATTCTAGTGAAATTTCCGATTGGAAATTTCCCTACAAGAAGGCCCATCATCCGGTTTGTGTTCATGCTGCACGTGCTCCAGCTgtagctgtattaaaaaattgtcaTCCCGAAGCTAGTTTGGAAATTAGAAAATATGAATATATGGAGGCAGTGAGTTGTCATTGTCATACATGTTCTTCACTTGATACTGCATGCGAAGCACCTGGTACTAATATATTGGAGGAAAAAACTGGCGTTAAAATTCTTGCTCTAAGTGGAGCTGATTCTACAAATTTGGACTatgagtattaa